CTCGCGATTTCATCATCTCCATAGCAGCTAATGCAGCTGAGGTCTCGTTAAGGAGATTCCTGCTTTCTTCCGGCGAGTTTCCCACCGGAATTTCGGCGTTTTTGGTGGCGGAAAGGCCCATGGTTGTGGAAGCGAACGGAGAGAGCTGATTGCAGAGGGCACGCCATTCGAGGACTTCTAGAGTTTGGTTTTCGACTGACTGTGAGTCGTCTGAGGAGGCGGCGCGTATAATTAACGGAGAAGCGACGCGTAATGATGACGGTGAGGCGGCGCGTGAGGATTTGAGATGAATAGGCGTCGGTATGAGTTGGAGTGGGGAATAAGTGTTCATGCCTGTGGTGAATGAATTATCTATTATCCTTTTTTAATATGTGGACAATCGGAAGTTTCACAGTTCAGTTAGGTTCTGTCCGGAACTTCAGTTTGTTCGGGTTAAAGGAAATTGTTCCGGATTGAACCGTTTTAACAATTTTGTTCGGTCAATATTCTTTGATAATTTCGGTTTACTGGGTTAAATAtcgattttttgtttgtaattttggtttatttttataataatttctGTACATTTAACAAActtcggtttggtttagaCCAAAACCGATTGGTTCAGCCTTACAGAATCAAAGCAAACTAGTTCTTCAGAAGTCAAAAACCTCTTGTTGAAGTCTCTGTCTGGGTTTtaggcaaaagaaaaaaactggAATGGCAGTGTGGAGGAGTTGTTTACGCGCCTCCTCCTCTCGTCACCGTttatcttctctcttcttctcccacCACCTCAAACCCTCCTCCTTCATCTCCCATTCtcctcctctcttctctccctCGCCGTCACCATCTCCGACGTGTTTCTCTCCTCTCCACCGATTACTCTCTTCTGGACCAGAATTCCCAATTGGGTCTCAAGAAATCATCCCTACCGATGATTCTTCTTTACCTGTTCTCGCCGTCGTTGATTTCCTCGAAGGCTTTCATGAATTCACAGGATTGCCTTGGTGGATGATTATTGCATCTTCTACTGTTGCTGTTAGATTAGCTTTATTGCCTTTACTCATACTTCAACTCAAGAAATTGAAGACCATTTCAGAGCTGCTACCGAAGTGTTAGTATTATTTCTCTACTTTATAAgtagtttttataatttgcaGTTTCTTTATTGATACCAAAGTCATGACCTTTCTACTAGGTTTAGTTGTTTCAATGTTAGTCATGGAACTCGTTTACATGTGAAACAATAATTGACAGACATCGCTCTATGGTTGTGCAAACTATGTGATTGGTTCTGTATATTCTTGTATGGTGTTGATGAAGTTAAAAGCCAATCATAATGTTCTTCATTTCTTACACAGTGCCTATGCCGATCCCAGAGACTCCAACGTTGAAAGGATCTATTGACcagttttctcattttcttaaagAGAGTCGAGCAATTGGGTGCCCCTCCTTTTTGTGGTTCTTCCCATACTTATCTGTCCAGGTAAAAAACATCTTCTATTGAGTGATTTGTGATTCTGGTTTGTCTGTAAGATTTTGTGAAAATCTGGACAAGAGCAGTCCTGCTTTGTTTTACGATTAGAGTTGACCTTTTTGCAGAAAGATCCATATCGTACATGCTTGTATATCTGTTTACTACCTTATATGAAACTCTTTCATGTCACTTGATCCTTGGCTTTCTTCATAAATGatatagtctttttttctatgttgATACATTTAATAAATAGGTCACTTGTTTGCATTCATTCTCACTTTCCCTTTGGCTATTGTTATCTGCAGCTCCCATGCTTTTTCTTGTTGATGGCTAGCATCCGGAAGATGTCACTAGATGGTCACCCTGGCTTTGATTCTGTAAGTTGAGACTGCATAAGAATGACTTGTATTTTTTGACCTTCTTGATTGTGATGAGGAAAGAATCCTTCTTTGGGATCAAGTCAAACTCTTCTCTTCCCCTTTCCTCGTGGGGGTTTCGTTGGTCGAGTTAGCATATCTGGGCATCTAAGTTAGCTAGTTGCAATTGATGAATAATACCAGTCTACATGGCTGCAATCTATGTTGACAAGGGTAGGCTAGTTCGACGTTTTAAGGACTATTATATTGAAGCTAGACCTTAGTTGTAGAATTAAATTTAACACCTGTATACTATGAAAACTGGTGAGCCTCGAGCATATTTGACCTGAGTCTGTCCTGTCATATTTCCTTGCTGTTGCCTCTGAGACTGAGCTGCTTCCTATCTTTGCAGGGTGGTGTCTTATGGTTCCAGAACTTGAGTGATCTTCCTGGTGGCTCTTTTGGACCAGTCTTCCCAATTTTAATTGCTACCTTCCATTACATTAATATACAGGTTCTTGCGAATACTTGGAGcttaaaatatatgttgatGGGATCGATATTATACTTGTTACTCTTacaatttatttgtttttgcagtaTTGTTTCCGTTGAGTATTCAAATTGCAGGTGACagtattatatatgtatgcttCTAACTTTTAACCCTTTTTCCAGATTTCTTTTGATACATCCACAATTCGTCAAACTACCGGCTTGACTGGGCTGCTCATGAGAGTGAGTTGAACAAGTCTTATCTGCTGCCTTGGTTACTTAAGTCTTACAGAATTTTGTTGTATGCTTGGAGTACTAATTCTTTTCTAGCATGAAGATATATTGGTATTGTTAGTGATGTTACTCATGTCcatgtttctgttttgttattaATATTAGATTTCATGCGTCCATAATCTGAAGATtgtacttgtttttttgtttgtagtaTTACAAGTTATATCTGGAGATCTTAAGCgttcctctgttttttgttggCTATGCTATTCCACAGGTAAGTACAatctctttctgtttttgtgacaccttcttttttcataaaaacagctcagtaaataaaaatatttcttttctttttcagggAAGTCTTGTCTACTGGGTAACCAACAGCTCAGTAAATATCTTTCAGGTACGCTCTCTTGTCTCATTTCAGAATTCGCAGTGGAAGatgtgtttcctttttttatttccctGTATTGAGGCATGGGGGATGATGGTAGTTAGcttttaattaatcaaatcgTTCTCTTgcttttgtgttgtttc
This sequence is a window from Arabidopsis thaliana chromosome 1 sequence. Protein-coding genes within it:
- a CDS encoding Membrane insertion protein, OxaA/YidC with tetratricopeptide repeat domain-containing protein (Membrane insertion protein, OxaA/YidC with tetratricopeptide repeat domain; FUNCTIONS IN: binding; INVOLVED IN: protein insertion into membrane; LOCATED IN: membrane; EXPRESSED IN: 18 plant structures; EXPRESSED DURING: 11 growth stages; CONTAINS InterPro DOMAIN/s: Tetratricopeptide-like helical (InterPro:IPR011990), Membrane insertion protein, OxaA/YidC (InterPro:IPR001708), Tetratricopeptide repeat-containing (InterPro:IPR013026); BEST Arabidopsis thaliana protein match is: Membrane insertion protein, OxaA/YidC with tetratricopeptide repeat domain (TAIR:AT3G44370.1); Has 1367 Blast hits to 1362 proteins in 525 species: Archae - 4; Bacteria - 825; Metazoa - 205; Fungi - 148; Plants - 104; Viruses - 0; Other Eukaryotes - 81 (source: NCBI BLink).), yielding MAVWRSCLRASSSRHRLSSLFFSHHLKPSSFISHSPPLFSPSPSPSPTCFSPLHRLLSSGPEFPIGSQEIIPTDDSSLPVLAVVDFLEGFHEFTGLPWWMIIASSTVAVRLALLPLLILQLKKLKTISELLPKLPMPIPETPTLKGSIDQFSHFLKESRAIGCPSFLWFFPYLSVQLPCFFLLMASIRKMSLDGHPGFDSGGVLWFQNLSDLPGGSFGPVFPILIATFHYINIQISFDTSTIRQTTGLTGLLMRYYKLYLEILSVPLFFVGYAIPQGSLVYWVTNSSVNIFQQLSLKHPTVGAKLGLLSQGATPGMGHSMEISESVIKYVDSDSKEQTLSLQTLTPEELLSLSVQVLSKGDKETSIQLLRLALEKDPGYVRGLVLMGQALLQKTQLSEATEYLELAISKLLDEDPSDAEDVELLMLASQWAGAAYVQQGKLKSGIIHLERVAKLREPGDPKSKEHYFEALLLLSSALYKEGQSDEAAKILRVVVDHNPAYKPLLEQCEDENELVSDLVSRRKDHF